The Salvelinus namaycush isolate Seneca chromosome 16, SaNama_1.0, whole genome shotgun sequence genome has a segment encoding these proteins:
- the LOC120061093 gene encoding transmembrane protein 269-like isoform X1, which produces MILLTPSSGFFQRTNKLFLSEQATGVQLKEFVRKNAANALSMANMLMGMASILCSLNGHQHAACWLVLIGYLLDLADGAVARRLDACSPLGAKLDDFADFTTFGIATSLLLRTHALMDNILCMCYVLSVFVRLCFFSSGIPFMYRGLPCIYSSAILACLSLLTGGNMVILRVTAVAMILFMVNQGFYPHDRVLESQAWKKVVYAGGVVMVFCSSFSPACVYYLLWSVSYILFPTSLWSCKV; this is translated from the exons ATGATTCTGCTGACTCCATCCTCTG GTTTCTTCCAGCGCACCAATAAGCTATTTCTAAGCGAGCAGGCCACGGGTGTCCAGCTCAAGGAGTTTGTACGCAAAAATGCAGCCAATGCTCTGTCTATGGCCAACATGCTCATGGGCATGGCCTCTATTCTCTGCAGCCTGAACGG CCACCAACATGCAGCCTGCTGGCTGGTCCTGATTGGCTACCTGCTGGATTTGGCAGATGGGGCAGTTGCCAGGCGACTGGATGCATGCTCTCCACTAG GTGCTAAACTGGATGATTTTGCAGATTTCACAACCTTTGGGATTGCAACATCATTGCTCCTGAGGACACATGCCTTAATGGACAACATCCTGTGCATGTGCTATGTCCTGTCTGTGTTTGTCCGCCTCTGCTTCTTCTCCAGCG GCATCCCCTTCATGTACCGTGGCCTGCCATGTATCTACTCTTCTGCCATCCTGGCCTGTCTCTCCCTACTGACCGGAGGTAACATGGTGATCCTGCGTGTCACTGCTGTGGCCATGATCCTCTTCATGGTCAACCAGGGCTTCTACCCTCACGACAGGGTCCTGGAGTCACAGGCCTGGAAGAAGGTGGTCTACGCTGGAG GAGTTGTCATGGTGTTCTGTTCCTCTTTCTCTCCGGCATGTGTGTACTACCTGTTGTGGTCTGTCTCCTACATTTTGTTCCCAACATCTCTTTGGAGTTGCAAAGTGTAG
- the LOC120061093 gene encoding transmembrane protein 269-like isoform X2 translates to MANMLMGMASILCSLNGHQHAACWLVLIGYLLDLADGAVARRLDACSPLGAKLDDFADFTTFGIATSLLLRTHALMDNILCMCYVLSVFVRLCFFSSGIPFMYRGLPCIYSSAILACLSLLTGGNMVILRVTAVAMILFMVNQGFYPHDRVLESQAWKKVVYAGGVVMVFCSSFSPACVYYLLWSVSYILFPTSLWSCKV, encoded by the exons ATGGCCAACATGCTCATGGGCATGGCCTCTATTCTCTGCAGCCTGAACGG CCACCAACATGCAGCCTGCTGGCTGGTCCTGATTGGCTACCTGCTGGATTTGGCAGATGGGGCAGTTGCCAGGCGACTGGATGCATGCTCTCCACTAG GTGCTAAACTGGATGATTTTGCAGATTTCACAACCTTTGGGATTGCAACATCATTGCTCCTGAGGACACATGCCTTAATGGACAACATCCTGTGCATGTGCTATGTCCTGTCTGTGTTTGTCCGCCTCTGCTTCTTCTCCAGCG GCATCCCCTTCATGTACCGTGGCCTGCCATGTATCTACTCTTCTGCCATCCTGGCCTGTCTCTCCCTACTGACCGGAGGTAACATGGTGATCCTGCGTGTCACTGCTGTGGCCATGATCCTCTTCATGGTCAACCAGGGCTTCTACCCTCACGACAGGGTCCTGGAGTCACAGGCCTGGAAGAAGGTGGTCTACGCTGGAG GAGTTGTCATGGTGTTCTGTTCCTCTTTCTCTCCGGCATGTGTGTACTACCTGTTGTGGTCTGTCTCCTACATTTTGTTCCCAACATCTCTTTGGAGTTGCAAAGTGTAG